A section of the Streptomyces sp. Je 1-369 genome encodes:
- a CDS encoding thioesterase II family protein: MTAKTAGVSAWIRRYRPADEARARLLCLPHAGGSASFYLPFARAFGPDIDVLTVQYPGRQDRWDEPCVDSVTGLADALLDEVLPWADRPLALFGHSMGAMVGYELAVRLERAGSPPLAVFASGRRAPSRLRDNPSPIHLRDDRGLIDELRALSGTDARVFEDEELLRRALPAIRSDYKAAETYRYVPRPRLTAPIHVIVGADDGRVTPDEARAWADHTEGGFGMETRPGGHFYLTEQMSSVAETVSSRILAELLP, translated from the coding sequence ATGACTGCGAAGACCGCTGGGGTCAGTGCCTGGATCCGCCGGTACCGGCCGGCCGACGAGGCGCGCGCGAGGCTGCTGTGTCTGCCGCACGCCGGCGGCTCCGCGTCGTTCTACCTTCCGTTCGCCCGCGCGTTCGGGCCCGACATCGACGTACTGACCGTGCAGTACCCGGGGCGGCAGGACCGTTGGGACGAGCCGTGCGTGGACTCCGTCACCGGTCTCGCCGACGCGTTGCTCGACGAGGTGCTGCCGTGGGCCGATCGCCCGCTCGCGCTGTTCGGGCACAGCATGGGCGCGATGGTCGGCTACGAACTGGCCGTACGCCTGGAGCGCGCGGGCTCGCCGCCGCTGGCCGTGTTCGCCTCCGGCAGGCGTGCGCCCTCCCGGCTGCGCGACAACCCCTCGCCCATCCATCTGCGCGACGACCGCGGCCTGATCGACGAACTGCGGGCGCTCAGCGGCACCGACGCCCGCGTCTTCGAGGACGAGGAGCTGCTGCGCAGGGCGCTGCCCGCGATCCGCAGCGACTACAAGGCGGCCGAAACCTACCGCTACGTCCCCCGTCCCCGGCTTACGGCGCCCATCCACGTCATCGTCGGCGCCGACGACGGCCGGGTCACGCCGGACGAGGCGCGCGCCTGGGCCGACCACACGGAGGGCGGTTTCGGAATGGAGACCCGACCCGGCGGGCATTTCTATCTCACGGAACAGATGTCAAGTGTCGCCGAAACGGTATCGAGCCGGATTCTAGCGGAACTATTGCCGTAA
- a CDS encoding cytochrome P450, translated as MGDVDVAEIDIAGLPAYPFIGPDDNPFIPVTGSDLERLEGPVGKVRLPFGGWAWLVTRHEDVRQLLRHPGFSSDQYKPGFPVLNPIPPKQDDASGLFIFMDGDAHSRFRKMLTAEFMIKNIRRIEPLIEETVTEALDRMRDLGAPADLMAEFALPVPSMTICHLLGVPYADHDFFQDHSRVIMDRNSGPAEVEAALGALAGLLGDLVDAKRKDPGEDLLSRLTLERVDTGELRKDELVSLAMLLLVAGHETTANMIGLSALVLLQHPEHLEALREDPALAPGMVEELLRYLTVVRTGLPRLAMEDAEIGGRRIRAGEGVVAMLAMSNRDQSVFSDPDLFDPQRREAHRHMAFGFGLHQCIGQPLARAELRVALVELARRFPKLRSELSLSDVPQRPMAVTFGVAELPVTW; from the coding sequence ATGGGGGACGTGGACGTGGCCGAGATAGACATTGCCGGTCTGCCGGCATACCCGTTCATCGGGCCGGACGACAATCCGTTCATCCCGGTCACGGGATCGGACCTGGAACGGCTCGAAGGGCCCGTGGGGAAGGTGAGGCTTCCGTTCGGGGGATGGGCGTGGCTCGTCACCCGCCACGAGGACGTACGACAACTGCTGCGGCACCCGGGCTTCAGCTCCGATCAGTACAAGCCCGGGTTCCCGGTGCTGAACCCGATCCCGCCGAAGCAGGACGACGCGTCGGGCCTGTTCATCTTCATGGACGGCGACGCGCACAGCCGGTTCCGCAAGATGCTGACCGCCGAGTTCATGATCAAGAACATCCGGCGGATCGAGCCGCTCATCGAGGAGACGGTCACCGAGGCGCTGGACCGCATGCGGGACCTCGGCGCGCCCGCCGACCTGATGGCGGAGTTCGCGCTCCCCGTACCGTCGATGACGATCTGCCACCTGCTGGGTGTGCCGTACGCCGACCACGACTTCTTCCAGGACCACAGCCGCGTGATCATGGACAGGAACTCGGGCCCCGCGGAGGTCGAGGCGGCGCTCGGCGCCCTGGCCGGGCTCCTCGGCGACCTCGTCGACGCCAAGCGGAAGGACCCCGGCGAGGACCTCCTCAGCCGCCTCACGCTGGAGCGCGTGGACACCGGCGAGCTGCGCAAGGACGAACTCGTCAGCCTGGCCATGCTCCTGCTCGTGGCCGGCCACGAGACCACCGCGAACATGATCGGCCTCTCGGCGCTCGTGCTCCTGCAGCACCCCGAGCACCTAGAGGCCCTGCGCGAGGACCCGGCCCTGGCGCCGGGCATGGTCGAGGAGCTGCTGCGCTACCTCACCGTCGTACGCACCGGGCTGCCGCGCCTGGCCATGGAGGACGCGGAGATCGGGGGCCGGCGGATCCGTGCCGGTGAGGGCGTCGTCGCCATGCTCGCGATGTCCAACCGCGACCAGTCGGTGTTCTCCGACCCGGACCTGTTCGACCCGCAGCGGCGCGAGGCGCACCGTCACATGGCGTTCGGCTTCGGCCTCCACCAGTGCATCGGCCAGCCGCTGGCCCGCGCCGAGCTGCGCGTGGCACTCGTCGAGCTGGCCCGCCGCTTCCCGAAGCTGCGCTCCGAACTCTCCCTCTCCGACGTCCCGCAGCGCCCCATGGCGGTGACGTTCGGTGTGGCCGAGCTGCCCGTGACGTGGTGA
- a CDS encoding MarR family winged helix-turn-helix transcriptional regulator, producing MREVQEVHGAQEVHGTQGKQGEPRPASASAADAIGALDDLVATNLIGRQELARNLDLSVKDLVCFAHVLEADAPVTAGDLAGRAHVTTGAVTGILNRLERGGFVERRPDPTDRRRVHVTPVPAAAERVQAVYGPYAELLTELCARYSADELAVITDWLTGAAALARTYLEDSC from the coding sequence ATGCGGGAAGTGCAGGAAGTGCACGGAGCGCAGGAAGTGCACGGAACCCAGGGGAAGCAGGGGGAGCCCCGGCCCGCCTCCGCCTCCGCGGCGGACGCCATCGGCGCGTTGGACGACCTCGTCGCCACGAACCTCATCGGCCGTCAGGAACTCGCGAGGAACCTGGACCTGAGCGTCAAGGACCTGGTCTGCTTCGCGCACGTCCTGGAGGCGGACGCGCCGGTCACCGCGGGAGACCTGGCCGGCCGCGCCCACGTCACGACAGGCGCCGTCACCGGCATCCTGAACCGCCTCGAGCGCGGCGGCTTCGTGGAGCGCAGGCCCGACCCCACCGACCGGCGCCGGGTGCACGTCACCCCGGTCCCGGCCGCCGCCGAGCGCGTACAGGCTGTCTACGGCCCGTACGCCGAGCTGCTCACCGAGCTCTGCGCGCGGTACTCGGCGGACGAGCTTGCGGTGATCACCGACTGGCTCACCGGCGCGGCGGCCCTGGCCCGCACCTATCTGGAGGACTCCTGCTGA
- a CDS encoding family 2 encapsulin nanocompartment cargo protein polyprenyl transferase, whose protein sequence is MTTDTAGTVHVEGHTAEPGRPGEPGEGLEAADILASARTLVDPELRRAIETLPGSLRRVALYHFGWEHADGTPAAGSAGKAIRPALVLTAARALGGDPAAAVRAAAAVELVHNFTLLHDDVMDRDTTRRHRPTAWTVFGDADAILTGDALQALAQRMLAEDPHPGAPAAAARLATCVMELCAGQHADCALERRGPDEVTLDECLATAEAKTGALLGCACALGAVYAGADLDEVDSLDGFGREAGLAFQLIDDVIGIWGDPRRTGKPAGADLAARKKSLPVVAALASGTPAAAELAELYDRPPTGTESAPERAEHAARAAGAVERAGGRDWAQVHAADRMSRAIGQLAGAVPDPEAAGGLLALAEFVTRRTY, encoded by the coding sequence ATGACGACGGACACGGCAGGCACGGTGCACGTGGAGGGGCACACCGCGGAACCCGGTCGGCCGGGAGAGCCCGGTGAGGGGCTGGAGGCCGCGGACATCCTGGCGTCGGCCCGGACGCTCGTCGACCCGGAGCTGCGCAGGGCGATCGAGACGCTGCCCGGATCCCTGCGCAGGGTCGCGCTCTACCACTTCGGGTGGGAGCACGCGGACGGCACACCGGCCGCGGGGAGCGCGGGCAAGGCCATCAGGCCCGCGCTCGTGCTCACCGCGGCGCGGGCCCTCGGCGGGGACCCCGCGGCGGCGGTGCGGGCGGCCGCCGCCGTGGAGCTGGTGCACAACTTCACGCTCCTGCACGACGACGTGATGGACCGCGACACGACGCGCAGGCACCGGCCCACCGCCTGGACCGTGTTCGGCGACGCCGACGCGATCCTCACCGGCGACGCCCTGCAAGCGCTGGCGCAGCGGATGCTCGCCGAGGACCCCCACCCGGGGGCCCCGGCGGCAGCCGCCCGCCTCGCCACCTGCGTCATGGAGCTCTGCGCGGGCCAGCACGCGGACTGCGCGCTGGAGCGCCGCGGCCCGGACGAGGTCACGCTCGACGAGTGCCTCGCCACGGCCGAGGCCAAGACGGGGGCGCTGCTCGGCTGTGCCTGTGCGCTCGGCGCGGTGTACGCGGGCGCGGACCTCGACGAGGTCGACTCGCTCGACGGCTTCGGCCGGGAGGCGGGCCTCGCCTTCCAGCTCATCGACGACGTCATCGGCATCTGGGGCGACCCGCGCCGCACCGGCAAACCGGCGGGTGCCGACCTCGCCGCCCGCAAGAAGTCCCTCCCTGTCGTCGCAGCCCTGGCGTCGGGCACACCGGCCGCGGCCGAACTCGCCGAGCTGTACGACAGGCCGCCCACCGGCACGGAGAGCGCGCCCGAGCGCGCGGAGCACGCGGCGCGCGCGGCCGGTGCCGTGGAGCGGGCGGGCGGCCGCGACTGGGCGCAGGTGCACGCCGCCGACCGGATGTCGCGCGCGATCGGCCAGCTCGCCGGGGCGGTGCCGGACCCGGAGGCGGCGGGCGGCCTGCTGGCGCTCGCGGAGTTCGTGACGCGACGTACGTACTGA
- a CDS encoding GNAT family N-acetyltransferase: MGVAIRRAGADDREDVIRLLDAALVHDPVSSWVFPDEGHRLRTHRALMGAFLDIALDEGYVDVTEDGAAVALWWSVPVGPHDGDGDGDGDGGGDGDGANGAGVGGAAGAEDGPALLRRAVDPDNERVEVIGRLTEAIHPTDRAHEYLHLIAVHPDRQGEGLGTALVTAVLDRCDRDGLHAYLEASNARSRDLYARLGFAFMGTTLDLPDGPPMWPMWREPRS; encoded by the coding sequence GTGGGAGTGGCGATCCGGAGAGCCGGGGCGGACGACCGGGAGGACGTGATCCGGCTGCTCGACGCGGCGTTGGTGCACGACCCGGTGAGCAGTTGGGTCTTCCCCGACGAGGGGCACCGCCTGCGCACGCACCGGGCTCTGATGGGCGCCTTCCTCGACATCGCGCTCGACGAGGGGTACGTCGACGTCACCGAGGACGGTGCGGCTGTGGCGCTGTGGTGGTCCGTGCCGGTCGGCCCGCATGACGGCGACGGCGACGGTGACGGTGACGGCGGCGGTGACGGTGACGGCGCGAATGGGGCCGGTGTCGGGGGCGCGGCGGGTGCGGAGGACGGGCCCGCCTTGCTGCGCCGGGCCGTCGACCCGGACAACGAGCGGGTCGAGGTAATCGGCCGACTGACCGAGGCGATCCATCCGACGGACCGCGCGCACGAATACCTGCACCTCATAGCCGTGCACCCCGACCGCCAGGGCGAAGGGCTCGGCACGGCACTCGTCACCGCCGTGCTCGACCGGTGCGACCGCGACGGCCTGCACGCGTATCTGGAGGCCAGCAACGCGCGCAGCCGCGACCTGTACGCGCGCCTCGGCTTCGCCTTCATGGGGACGACGCTCGACCTGCCGGACGGGCCGCCCATGTGGCCGATGTGGCGGGAACCGCGGAGCTGA
- a CDS encoding HGxxPAAW family protein: MSGLHDEGHTVAGWTGSLIAMLGTVSMGVGVVGWRPGIWLGGALLVVAVLATWFLHLAGWGKPPIPRGLDQRGFSARDLTARAGHANCVGCRLAGRSVRGAEAS; encoded by the coding sequence GTGAGTGGACTCCACGACGAGGGTCACACTGTCGCGGGGTGGACGGGCTCCCTCATCGCGATGCTAGGGACCGTGTCCATGGGTGTGGGTGTCGTCGGCTGGCGCCCCGGGATCTGGCTGGGGGGAGCCCTCCTGGTGGTGGCGGTGCTCGCCACCTGGTTCCTGCACCTGGCGGGCTGGGGCAAGCCGCCGATACCGCGCGGCCTCGACCAGCGGGGATTCTCGGCACGGGACCTCACCGCGCGCGCCGGACACGCGAACTGCGTCGGTTGTCGGCTGGCCGGGCGGTCGGTCCGGGGCGCCGAGGCGTCCTGA
- a CDS encoding oxidoreductase — MSNQRGWTAEQIPDQSNRVVVVTGANSGLGFATTRALARKGAHVILAVRDEAKGRAAADRLSAEIPGAALEVRRVDLADLDSVRAFSDKLHADHARLDVLINNAGLMAPPKRLLSPQGHEVQFAANHLGHFALTGLLLDLLEAGEDPRVVTVSSPNHRQADLFFDDINGERKYSPMGYYNQSKLANAVFGWQLHQKLTAAGSRVRSLLAHPGYTSTNLQTSSPAGMVKFLFGRLLLPLAQTPDQGALPTLFAAADPSVTGGQFIGPDGMAELRGAPKTVELAPRASDAESGRKLWALSEELTAVRFAFRAAA; from the coding sequence ATGAGTAATCAGCGTGGCTGGACCGCCGAGCAGATCCCTGACCAGAGCAACCGCGTCGTCGTCGTCACCGGGGCCAACAGCGGCCTGGGCTTCGCGACCACCCGTGCCTTGGCGCGCAAGGGCGCGCACGTGATCCTCGCCGTGCGCGACGAGGCGAAGGGCCGCGCCGCGGCCGACCGGCTCTCCGCCGAGATCCCGGGCGCCGCCCTTGAGGTGCGGCGGGTCGACCTGGCGGACCTGGACTCCGTGCGCGCCTTCTCCGACAAGCTGCACGCGGATCATGCCCGCCTGGACGTGCTCATCAACAACGCGGGCCTCATGGCGCCGCCGAAGCGACTCCTCAGCCCCCAGGGTCACGAGGTGCAGTTCGCCGCGAACCACCTCGGCCACTTCGCGCTCACCGGGCTGCTGCTCGACCTCCTGGAGGCCGGGGAGGACCCCCGCGTGGTGACCGTGAGCTCGCCCAACCACCGCCAGGCGGACCTGTTCTTCGACGACATCAACGGCGAGCGCAAGTATTCGCCGATGGGCTACTACAACCAGTCGAAGCTCGCGAACGCCGTCTTCGGCTGGCAGCTCCACCAGAAGCTGACCGCGGCCGGGAGCCGGGTGCGCAGCCTGCTCGCCCACCCCGGCTACACCTCGACCAACCTGCAGACGAGCTCACCCGCGGGCATGGTGAAGTTCCTGTTCGGGCGGCTGCTGCTGCCGCTCGCCCAGACTCCGGACCAGGGCGCGCTGCCGACGCTGTTCGCGGCGGCCGACCCGAGCGTGACGGGTGGCCAGTTCATCGGCCCCGACGGGATGGCCGAGCTGCGCGGTGCGCCGAAGACGGTGGAGCTGGCGCCCCGTGCCTCGGACGCGGAGAGCGGTCGCAAGCTGTGGGCCTTGTCGGAGGAACTCACCGCCGTACGCTTCGCGTTCCGCGCGGCCGCCTGA
- a CDS encoding ferredoxin: MTMRITVDRELCAGAGNCVATVSEVFDQDEKEGLVLLQLAEPPQDLYELVETAAQMCPVGAIEIEERVPASS, encoded by the coding sequence ATGACGATGCGGATCACGGTGGACAGGGAGCTGTGCGCGGGCGCGGGCAACTGCGTGGCGACGGTCTCGGAGGTGTTCGACCAGGACGAGAAGGAGGGGCTCGTGCTGCTGCAGCTCGCGGAGCCGCCCCAGGACCTGTACGAACTGGTCGAGACGGCCGCGCAGATGTGCCCGGTGGGCGCGATCGAGATCGAGGAGCGTGTGCCTGCGTCGTCGTGA
- a CDS encoding LuxR C-terminal-related transcriptional regulator → MDQLDRGIKARVIICDPHPYARLGIRRSLEKDPGLSVVAEVAELSELLSAAELYDPDAVVLDGQLHLDHARELAGVDAALVVVGDTDSATRWISLTQVNVGALVHCYDPVEDLVVAVRKAVDGTGYVSPGLSGALLKLTRAMVPRHLSAVPTHAPLTSRESEVLQLVRRGLANKEIARRLGLSEKTIKFHVSNVLAKAHVASRAQLIALAPAM, encoded by the coding sequence ATGGACCAGTTGGACCGGGGAATCAAGGCGCGAGTCATTATTTGTGATCCGCATCCTTATGCGCGTCTCGGGATTCGAAGATCACTGGAAAAGGATCCCGGACTGTCCGTCGTCGCCGAGGTGGCCGAGCTCTCGGAGCTCCTTTCCGCGGCGGAATTGTACGATCCGGATGCCGTGGTGCTCGACGGACAACTGCACCTCGACCACGCCCGGGAACTCGCCGGTGTCGACGCCGCACTGGTCGTCGTCGGGGACACGGATTCGGCCACGCGCTGGATCAGCCTCACGCAGGTGAACGTGGGTGCGCTGGTGCACTGCTACGACCCCGTGGAGGACCTCGTCGTGGCGGTACGCAAGGCGGTCGACGGGACGGGTTACGTGTCGCCCGGCCTCAGCGGGGCGCTGCTCAAGCTCACCCGGGCCATGGTTCCGCGCCACCTCTCGGCGGTGCCCACGCACGCGCCGCTCACCTCCCGCGAGTCCGAGGTGCTGCAACTGGTGCGCAGGGGGCTCGCGAACAAAGAGATCGCCCGGCGACTCGGCCTGAGTGAGAAGACGATCAAATTCCATGTCTCGAATGTGCTCGCCAAGGCCCATGTGGCTTCCCGGGCACAGCTGATCGCCTTGGCGCCCGCGATGTGA
- a CDS encoding HAD-IA family hydrolase has protein sequence MMSRGRTFDAVLTDLDGVIRFYEMAELEQLERSVGLPSGSTAEIAFRPETDMPLMRGEITKERWIASIADGLADRVPWARGRELGTTLAETKFRADDVVVGLLRQVRVAGLPVLLVTNATPWLADDLALLGLTGPDGCLDDVISSADLGITKPDRRIYETAAERAGVAPARCLFVDDRQENVDAAVALGMSGLLYREPADLRAALAPLV, from the coding sequence ATGATGAGCCGCGGCCGGACGTTCGACGCCGTACTGACTGACCTCGACGGCGTGATCCGCTTCTACGAGATGGCGGAACTGGAGCAGTTGGAGCGGTCGGTCGGCCTGCCGTCGGGCAGTACCGCGGAGATCGCCTTCCGGCCCGAGACCGACATGCCGCTGATGCGCGGTGAGATCACCAAGGAGCGGTGGATCGCGTCGATCGCCGACGGGCTCGCCGACCGGGTGCCGTGGGCGCGCGGACGCGAGCTCGGGACGACGCTCGCCGAGACCAAGTTCCGGGCCGACGATGTCGTGGTGGGGCTGCTGCGGCAGGTGCGTGTGGCCGGTCTGCCCGTTCTGCTCGTCACGAACGCGACGCCCTGGCTCGCCGACGATCTCGCCCTGCTCGGTCTCACCGGGCCGGACGGCTGTCTCGACGACGTGATCAGCAGCGCCGACCTCGGCATCACCAAGCCGGACCGGCGCATCTACGAAACGGCCGCCGAGCGTGCCGGTGTCGCCCCCGCCCGCTGCCTCTTCGTGGACGACCGGCAGGAGAACGTGGACGCCGCCGTCGCGCTCGGCATGTCCGGCCTGCTCTACCGTGAACCGGCCGACCTGCGTGCGGCGTTGGCCCCGCTGGTCTGA
- a CDS encoding TetR family transcriptional regulator encodes MYTEAVSTHPEVSLAQRKRQLVSDELTSAALRLLARRGFDAVTADEIAAVAGVSKRTFFRYFASKEDVVIHLLADVGTDMRAELASRPADEPPSVALRHTVWVSVNACAGPGQQALRVTQLILESPALHARFLERQAQWGGELAEELAHRLGLDPRTDLYPQLAARIALSAFGAVLQRWSAGDGAEDPAALTDRVFAVIAPALDAVRRR; translated from the coding sequence ATGTACACTGAGGCAGTGAGTACCCACCCGGAAGTGAGCCTGGCCCAACGCAAACGCCAACTCGTCTCGGACGAGCTGACGTCGGCCGCGCTGCGGCTGCTGGCCCGGAGGGGGTTCGACGCGGTCACGGCCGACGAGATCGCGGCCGTCGCAGGGGTGTCCAAGCGGACCTTTTTCCGGTATTTCGCGTCCAAGGAGGACGTGGTCATCCACCTGCTGGCCGACGTGGGCACCGACATGCGCGCGGAGCTGGCGTCCCGCCCGGCCGACGAACCGCCGTCGGTGGCGCTGCGCCACACCGTCTGGGTCTCCGTGAACGCCTGCGCGGGCCCGGGTCAACAGGCGCTGCGCGTCACCCAGTTGATACTCGAAAGCCCCGCCCTGCACGCCCGCTTCCTGGAGCGCCAGGCACAGTGGGGCGGCGAACTCGCCGAGGAACTCGCCCACCGCCTCGGCCTCGACCCCCGCACGGACCTCTATCCGCAACTGGCGGCCCGTATCGCCCTGTCCGCCTTCGGGGCCGTACTGCAGAGGTGGAGCGCGGGGGACGGGGCGGAGGACCCGGCCGCACTGACGGACCGGGTCTTCGCCGTCATCGCACCGGCGCTGGACGCGGTGCGCAGAAGATGA